Sequence from the Mobula hypostoma chromosome 11, sMobHyp1.1, whole genome shotgun sequence genome:
ataggaaacgtccatgccacatccactctgtcaaagcctttcatcatttgatgggtttcaatgaggtcacccctcattcttttgaatttcaGTGATTACAGGCTCAGAGTCATCAGATGTTcttcatgacaagccattcaaccctggaatcatttttctgaacctcctttgaaccctctccagtttcagcacccTCTTTTTTAGATAagagggccaaaactgctcacaatacttcaaggcctcaccagtgccttagaaagtttcaacattacatccttgcttttatattctagtcctcttgaaatgaatgctaacttcacatttgtcttccacaccactgactcaacctgcaaattaacctttagggaatccttcacaaggactcccaaatccctttgcagctcaggtttttggattttctgtccatttagaaatagccaatcatttcttctaccaaagtgcatgactattcacttcctgacactgtattccatctgccacttctttgctcattctcctaatctgtctaagtcctgtggcctctctccttcctcaaaactacctgcccctccacctaccttcgtatcacctgcaaactttgcaacaaatcaatcaattccatcatcccaaTCATTCATATGTAACAttaaagaatcggtcccaacacagacccctgtggaacaccactagtcactggcagccagtcagaaaaggctccctttattcccactctttgcctcctgccaagcagtcactgctttatcctgctagaatctttcctgtaataccacgggcctgtagcttgttcagcagcctcatgtgtggcacctggtcaaagactttctgaaaatccaggggCACAGCATCAGTCCAGTTGAAAGGTCTGGGTCTGAAACATCATCTGtattttttccgtagatgcctcctggcctgctgagttcctctagcattttgtttgtgttgttcggatttccagcgtctgtagatTTTTTCTGGTTTCTCCTTTgtgtatcctgcttgttatttcttcaaagtattcaacagagttgtcaggcaagatttggctttgtgcgtggtaggtcatgtttgaccaatctattggagtttttcgaagaggttaccaggaaagtggatgaagggaaggcagtggatattgtctacatggacttcagtaagacctttgacaaggtcccgcatgggaggttagttaggaaaattcagtcgctaggtatacatggagaggtggtaaattggattagacattggcttgatggaagaagccaaagagtggtggtagagaattgcttctctgagtggaggcctgtgactagtggtgtgccacagggatcagtgctgggtccattgttatttgtcatctatatcaatgatctggatgataatgtggtaaattggatcagcaaatttgctgatgatacaaagattggaggtgtagtagacagtgaggaaggttttcagagcctgcagagggacttggaccagctggaaaaatggcagatggagtttaatacagacaagtgtgaggtattgcactttggaaggacaaaccaaggtagaacatacagggttaatggtaaggcactgaggagtgcagtggaacagagggatctgggaacacagatacaaaattccctaaaagtggcgtcacaggtagatagggttgtaaagagagcttttggtacattggcctttattaatcaaagtattgagtataagagctggaatgttatggtgaggttgtataaggcattggtgaggccgaatctggagtattgtgttcagttttggtcaccaaattacaggaaggatataaataaggttgaaagagtgcagagaaggtttacaaggatgttgccgggacttgagaaactcagatacagagaaaggttgaataggttaggactttattccctggagcgtagaagaatgaggggagatttgatagaggtatataaaattatgatgggtatagatagagtgaatgcaagcaggctttttccactgaggcaaggggagaaaaaaaccagaggacatgggtgaagggtgaggggggaaaagtttaaagggaacattagggggggcttcttcacacagagtggtgggagtatggaatgagctgccagacgaggtggtaaatgcgggttcttttttaacatttaagaataaattggacagatacatggatgggaggtgtatggagggatatggtccgtgtgcaggtcagtgggactaggcagaaaatggttcggcacagccaagaagggccaaaaggcctgtttctgtgctgtagtttctatggtttatggtttctatggaaaccatgctgaccagcctattttatcatgtgcctccaagtaccccaaaaccacatccttaacaaacaGCTTCCACATCTTTGAAACTACTGaggtaatttcctttcttctgcctctctcccttcttgaagagtggagtgacatttgcaattttccagtcttctggaaccattccagaacctagtgattctgaaagattattactaatgcatccacaatctcttcagtcacctctttcagaaccttggggtgtacaccatctggtccaggtgacttatctaccttcagacctttcagtttcccaagaaccttctctctaggtatggtaacttcacacacttcatgcccctgacacccagaacttctaccatactgctagtgtcttccacagtgaagactgatgcaaaatacttattaagttcacctGCCGTTTCATTGTccattactacctgtccagcATTGTTTTTGCAGCGTCCGATaaccattctcacctctcttatacacttttaacttttttagttgccttctgtttgtatTTAAAGCTTTCAAATCCActatttcccattaatttttgttctattatatgccctttctttggcctcTCGTTAGCTACTGTTGTGTCATTTTACCTTTAGaaaatttcttcctctttgggatgtatataccctgcgccttccaaattgctcccagaaattccagccattgctgctctgccgtcaaccCTGCCAgtgcccttcctccctccctttctcccacggtccactctcctctcctatcagattccttcttcttcagccctttgcctcttccaccaatcacctcccgtCTTCTTACTTCAtcgaggatgtaatgctgaggcatcgGTCAGACCAcgcggagtattgtgagcagttttaggccctttaTCTAACAagggatgtgctggtgttggagagggtctagaggacgTTTACGAGAATGGTCCCGGGAATGAGAGggctaacgtatgaggagcattggaTGACCCTGGGCCATTGGAAAAATGAGGGCAGATCTCTTTGGAACccatcagatattgaaaggcttatgtggagagggtgtttccgaTATCGGGCGATATCctcagatcagagatgaggaggaatttctgtatggaacggatggtgaatctgtgggactcATTGCCGTCactgggtaaatttaaagcattAATTGACATATTCTTGAttagggaagaaggcaggagaatggggttgagagagatatttcaattggcagagcagactcgatgggccaaatggcctaattctgctcctatgtcttgtggtctgatATATTCATTAATTTTGTGGTGGGTGTAGGGTGATTTTTCACTGAGATGGAACAATTCTGACCAGTGGGTCCAGTGCAGTCTGCAATAGGAAGTACATGGTTTTGACCTTGGGAGGAATCCGCTTACGGATAATTCCCAGGACCAGAATTCAGATCAGGAAGTAGGTGCCATGATTAGCGAGTTTGTGCGTAATACCAAAATTGGATGAAAGACGACAGGGTGGGAGacgttgtctacgtggactttattGACCCTTTGACACGGTCCCATGTGGTGGGTTGGTCTGGATGGTAAAGCCACATGGGATCCAGTTTCAGCTGGCTACCGGAATTGGCtcggtgggaggagagggagggagatggtggaggaTCTTTGTTCTGATCGGAGgcttgtgacaagtggtgtgtcacagggatcagtgtcagGTCCACCGTGGTCTGTCCTCTATGTTAACAATTCGGTTGATAATGTTGTTGACGTGGTTACTGGGTTTACAGACCACACTGACTGctggtgtggtggacagtgaggaaggttgtctCTGGTTACAGATTAGCTGGGGAAATGGGATAAGGAcgcagtgggaaatgaacacaGACAAGGGTGAAGTCAGGTTAGGGGGTTAGACCAGGGCAGGATGTTCACGGTGAATGgcaggaccctggggagtgtacAGAACAGAAGAACCGAGGAGTATCGGCAGATGGTTCCCTGAAAGTCAGGTCACAAGTTGCCAGGTTGGTGAGGAAGGTGTCTGACCCACTGGCTTTCATCACTCAGGGTGCTGGGTTAAGCAGTTGTGACGTTATGTTACAGGTGGACAAGACACTGGAGAGAGCACGAGAGCACACTGTGAGCTGGTCTGTTCAGCCAGCTGCTggaagggtgggatggagctGGGGAggttgcagaaaagattcaccaggGCAAGAGGGAccgagttacaaggagagactgggcAGGTGGAGACAGTTTTCCCCGGAGTGTTTGAGACAGAGGCTGTCTGGGAGACGGAAGCTGTCTGAGTTCGAGACAGAAGCTGTCTGggttgatagaggtttataaaccATGAGGGGGCAGCCTGGGGCTGTTTTCCCCAGAGTGACGTGGCTGAGAGGTGTAGATAAGGTGGGTAGTCACagtcagggttggggaatcaagaaccagagggcacaagtttaaggggagaggggagagggctaTTTGGGACAGGAGGAGAAGCTCTTTTTTCCAGGGTGTGCTGCATATGTGGAGCGAGtggcagaggaagtggtcgagtCAGGTACATTAACAGCGTTTAAGTGACCCTGGGACTGGTGTAtggttaggaaaggtttagactAGGAGTTCCCAaccgtagaccccaggttgggagccctgGTGCAGAGGGATATGGGTGAAATGTAGACACCTGGGTCAGtacggatgagttgggctgaattaCCCGTGGGTGCCATGGGGATCGCCTTTGTTTCTGTGTCCCAGCCTGCGACCCCAGCTCCCATTGCAATTAAACTGCACCCTCTCATCTACTCCCCAGGAGGTAGAGGACATCACCGCCCAGAAATGCTCGACCAGTTTCCGGGTGCTGGTGGTCGCCAAGGCTTTCGAATCAAAGCCCCTCCTGCAGCGACACAGGTGAGAcaggggggtggggttggggaggggggttATTCACAGCCAGGGCCAGAGATGGTAAAACCTTCCCTCACCAATCCCCAGTTTCTCCTGAGCCCGTGTGTGCGAGGTACAGCAAGTGTGATGGGGATTTGCAGAGGGTCCTGAGGAgaatcaccaggatgctgcctggattagaggctgTAAACTgcaatgagaggctggacaaacattgggttgttttctctggggtgaCAGAGGCTGAGGGCGAGATCTGAAagatgtgtataagattatgagaggcacagatagattggacagacagtatcttttccctCAGggatgaaatatctaataccacaGGGTGTGCAgttaaggtggtggggggagggggtggtaagttcaaaggagattatTCAGGGCAAGAATTTTAGGCTGAAAACTGTTTGGCCAtgggtctgtgtctgtgtttgtggtAGGACTCTGTGACGATAAAAGTGTACATCCGATGttggggcctgtttctgtgtggtaggGCTCTGTGCCCGATattagggcctgtttctgtgtggtaggGCTCTGTGCCCGATattagggcctgtttctgtgtggtaggGCTCTGTGCCCGATattagggcctgtttctgtgtggtaggGCTCTGTGCCCGATattagggcctgtttctgtgtggtaggGCTGTGTGTCTGATgttagggcctgtttctgtgtttgtgGTAGGGCTTTATGACTGTAAAAGTGTGTGTCTGGATGTTAGGTGGGGTATCGTCCAGTTGTCCAGGATGTTGACCTGTGGACCTGGCAGGTTATTGGAGGTTTATTACACCGGGTTCTAGATCCTGCCAGATATTTGGATTTACCAGGGGAGATCACTGTTGGTGAGAGAAAGCAGACATCTTTCTGGACAACTTCAGAGAAGTTCAGAACCCATGTATTGGATGATGCAGGTTTTCAGTTGGGCACTGGGACGTCCAGGAGGAGCTGTGAAACGGGAGGTGTTCCTAAAGTGTGCTACTCTTGGTTTTTACCCAGCGAGGAAGGTGGGGTTGCTGGGCCTGGTTCTGGGAGATGAGCCCGGCCAAACGGAGCACATGTTGGTTGGGGGAGCATTGGGGTGACCAGCGATCTCAATATAACCACTTTCACAGGACTGTTTCACTGAGAGCGCGTTCACTGAATGGAGCAAGCTGCCCTAGGCAGATGTACAGTTAGCATTTTAAAGGTCTGTGAACAGGAAAGGTTTATAGGGATAGGGGAAATGTGACTGGCTCAGATGGGGGTCTGGGTTAGTGCAGCCTGGTTCTATGCTGTGTGACGCTGAGGCCCACTCCCAGGGGACGGGGGGCGGTGGGATACCCCAAGGGGAGGGTCTGGGAAAGGATGTTACCTGGGGGAACTGCCTTGCAGGGGGAACATTTAAAGTGGTGGTGTGCGGGCTGTGTTCTCAGGAAGGAGAAAGGTGGGGGCGCTAACGATCGAGACAAGGGGAGGGGGCAAGAGAAGGAGAAACAGCAGGCCGGAATGGTGTGGAACCGTTAAGGGGATTGCGAAGCCTGGGCCGACAACAGGAAATTCGGAAGGAGAAGTGTAAAAAGGAAGCTGAGGTGTTGGTGGCAGACGGCCAAAGGGAGAGTGTGCAGGGAGGGGCCGTGGGTGAGCAGAGACAGGAGCCTCGGCAGAGGGGATCCCGGATAGACTGGGAAAGGCTGTTGGGTCAGAGAGATTCAGGGATTTATTCAGCTCAGAAACTGGCCATTTGGCCATCTGGATCCTGAAAAACAAGATGCTTTCCTGACCTGGTGGCATTAGCCTTTGTTTGGTCTCtacccctctaaacctttctcaTTCACGTACATAACAGAGTGACTTTTAaatgtcgttaatgtacctgcccaaaccacttcctgtggcagctcattccatatacagaccaccctctgggtgaaaagatTGCCTTTGGCTCCCCCTGACCTTAAATCTCATGATTTAGACTCTCTACCACGGGGAAGAGACTCTGACCTTCCGCCTGGTCTATGctcctcatggttttataaacctctCCGCCTCCTTTgccccagggaaaacagtccccaCCTGCCCAATTCCCCCCTAACTCGAGCCCTCCCGTCCCAGTGAACCTTTTCTGATTAACCCTTTCCAGCTGAATCAGACCGGAACTAAACACAACACTCCAAGCAGGGCCTCAGCAACATCTTGTAGAACTGCAACGTAAcgccccaactcctgtactccgAGCCCTGACGTGTTAGACACCTTCACCATCCTGCCTGTCTGAGACACTGCTTTCTGGGCACCGGGTACCTGCACTGCAAGGTCCCTCTGTTGGAAAACATCCCCAGGGCTTTGCTGCTCAGCCTTCCTGAAACAACGCATCGTACCTATCCCAGTTaagctccatttgccattccttggcccacttcgcCAGCTTGAGATAATGAGACCACCCTCTCCACTGTGCACTGCGTAGTTTCAGTATCACCCTTGTGCATCTTTTCCATATCCCGAGTTTGATTGGATCAGTCTTCAGGGATGCGTCAGaggcacaagagatcctgcagatgctgggaatccagccacacacagaatgctgggggattCCGCGTTATGGAGGGAATGAACACTTGACgatttaggctgagacccttcatcatcagCTTTCAGAACGTCAGCAGTTCATTCCGCTCGATTCCTCTGGTGTTCGGTCTGGGAGGCTCCGAAGtcggtgggggtgtgggagaaggccttggtgggtgGGTCCATGAGTCTCCTGGCATGTGGGGATTGGGGCCAGCTGCCCTGGTAGTGAGATGGTGTGAATATTGGAAACAGACTCGGGGTCAGACCGGGAAACCGGTGTACTGTGTGTGGTCAGGGGTCCCCATGACAGGGGAGTTCTACTGAGACAGTGTTATGTAAAGGGGGTGACAGGGTCAAGTTCAAATGACTAGAACAAGGACAGTAACCGGCAAACTGATAACCAGAGTGAGAGtcttacagcacggaaacaagctgTCCAGTCCAGACTCCTGTCTGcccgtgtttggcccatatccctctcaacgtttcccatccacgtacctggccccagtgtgtttcctctggcagctttgtCCATAGGTGGACCACCCTCTGGTGGAAAAGTTTGTTACCTCTTTTAACCTTAGAGTTAAAAGTTTAAAGTTACCTCTTTAAACCATTGCCCTCTTGGCAGGATGGTGGGGTGCATTTCCACCGTCCCTCGACAGTGGCCACACAGGTTGACTTTATTAGTGGAGGCGCTGTGttgaagagttgggaagttacgCTGCATCTTTATAAAATGAGACAGGCCCAGCTGGAGTAGAGTGTGCGGTTCTGcaagaaggaggtgcaggagcctcgggacccgcgcaccaggttcaggaacagttattacccctcagccatcagacactttccccatcactgaactgttcccacaacctaggaactcactttcaaggagtcttcaccTCGTGTTTGCTTTAATTAATGCTTGTTCATTCTTTATTATTAATTCCTttctgtatttgcaaagtttgttgtcctttgtgcaacggttgtctgccctgttggtgcgtgtggtctttcactgatcctgttgtgGTTATTGGATTTGTCGAGTATCACCACAAGAAACATATTGTATATGTAACGGCAAGGGGGAGGGAGTgactgagatggggaggggagggtgtgactgagatggggaggggtgtgggaggggagggagtgactgagatggggagggggagggtgtgactgagatggggaggggtgtaggaggggagggagtgactgagatggggagggggaggtgtgactgagatgggggggagggtgtgactgagatggggaggggtgtgggaggggagggagtgactgagatggggaggggagggagtgactgagatggggaggagagggtgtgactgagatggggaggggtgtaggaggggagggagtgactgagatggggagggggaggggtgtgggaggggagggagtgactgagatggggaggggagggagtgactgagatggggaggggagggtgtgactgagatggggaggggtgtaggaggggagggagtgactgagatggggaggggtgtcagAGGGGAGGGAGTTTACCggcgaggggtgtagggggcagggagagggtggAAATGGGGGGGCATAGGGGAGGGGTGACAGATGGGACaggtgtggggaagggaggggtgacagagacggggagggagtggGTGCTGGGAATGGCTGTAGGAGGGGGTGATGGGAGGGAGCGGGAGATGTGGCCGGGTGAAGTGGAGGGAGGCAGGGATGGTGTGGGGGGGTGAAGGGCTGTTTGCGGGGAGCGGGAGTTGGGTGACAGGGATGGGTTTGTGCACATCTGTCCTGACGGCCTGTGTTTCCTGTTCAGGATGGTGAACGGGTGTCTGAGTGAGGAACTGAAGTCCATCCACGCGCTGGAACTGAAGACCCTCACGCTCCAGCAGTGGGAGGCCACCCGGGGTCCTGAGGTCAATAGCACGAGCTGAGACAgaccctcctccctcttcccccccccccccaatcctcaATAAATCTTGTTTCTCTGGTACTCAGTTGATTAATTTCACTGTCTTCACCAGTTCTGGGTCTGCATAAACCAAATGCAGCCCCATTCCCTGGCTGTGGGATTGTGTAAATTGTGCACGGGCCTTTTCACTGACTTCCGGCGTACGGCTGTGGCTCGTGTAAATGAAATGCGGTCACCTTCTGAGGCCCCAGGTCTGTGCAAATCCAACACTGACCTGTCCCGCTCCTGGTGGCGGACTTGGGGGACAGGCAGTCCGCGGTGGGACACAAGCACACGCGTCTTTGAGGGAACTGTACACCAGATAACAGAGACTGTTCTGTTTAATAAAGCAATGGATCTCACACATGGAACCGCGGTTTATCAGGAACCCCTCCCAGTCTGGCAAGGAAGGGGTTGTCATTTAGGGGCTCGAagctgctgccatcttctccattccccccaccacccaccccccccgtcCTTTGCTTGTCACATCTCATCCCACCTCTTCCCTGCCCCTTCTTTCCTTATCACCTCTCCTCTTTCaaacctcccttccctccctcactcccctaccTCTTCTGCCTCACTGGAACTTCTCTCTCACCCACCCAagacctctctctcttcccccttctctctgacACCTCTCGTGAGAGAGATGTGTGGGTGATCTCCACACAGGAAGGTCTCCACTACAAAAGCCAAATGTAGGTAGTTACTTTTTAAAAAGCAAGAGGAGCCACCCACCTTCCCGGGTGACACTCGATGGAaattcctctcatcctccactggaACTCTATTCATCCTCTCTCCATATCCCCCCTCCAtctgcctccctcccccctccattcAAAAGAAGCTTGCCTGCCCATTGGGGAGCTCCACCACCCCACCCACTGACGAGGCTcataatgggggtggggggggagtggagcAGAATGGACACCCAATTTTGGTCTGTCCAACTCTTCCACCCCCTACCCAAGggcaggagagtgggaagggatcTCTCATTTTAATGAGAGCAGAGTATCCGATTTGGGGACTGCTCCCTTAAGGGCTTTCACAGTGAATCTGATGTATGTGAAAGGGAGGGGTTCCTGTGTGGGACAGATGCCCCACAGCTCGCACCCCCCCTGCTCCCCAGACCCcttggaggggagggggtggagaaggTAAGGCAGCACCCCCTGGGGTGGGAGGGCAGGTAGGTAGGTGGTCTGGGGAGCagcgtggggggggggatggttgGGGGAGCTCACTCCTTGCCCTCCAGCTGAGCGATTCGCTCTCCCTGTTTCTCTACGGTCGCCTTCAGCTTCTCGATGTCTGCCCGAAGGCTCTCGATGACCTCAgtctggggagagagaggggagatgttGTCAGTGGAGTGTGGAGAGAAAAGGGGGGGGCGTTGGGGGTAGGTAGATGAAAGTggttggggggggagagggagggtggggaggtcCTGGGTGAGGAGATTTTTAGGAAGTGGGGGAAGATGCAGGTAGTTACTGAATTAAGGTCTGATGAGAGAACGAGTGGGTAGGGAGACAGAGCTCAGAGACACAATCTCACACTCACTTAATGCCCACAGTTACGCACACAAAACGGGGTCACAGAGCAAAACTGCACAgattcaggccatttggcccgtctaGTCCCTGCCAGCCACTGTGCCCACTCAGTTGCCTATGTAAGGCCCaggtccccccaccccccgtggaCCAGTCAAGTGCTTCAATGGCACCGTTATAATTGCCCCATCACTTCCTCTGGTGCTCGTTCCATCAACTGGCCAGCCTCTGTGTGGTAAGCAATGGTCCTCGCCCAACATCTACAccccctggttctggactccccaccTTCTCTGTGCCTGTCGTCATTTTAAACACTTCGATAAGCTTGCTGGTCAATTCTACGTTCCGAACCCAGTCTGGCCAACCTCTCAGGCCCTCGAGCGCTGActacatcctcgtaaatctcctccgtCTCCAGTTTAACCATAGGCTGACCAAAACTACAAAGttttcaagtgaggcctcacccacTCCGTGTACACTGCAAAATAATGTAGGAGATATTCTGGGGCTGTGGAGTAGAGCAAATATTAACCTTAACAGTAACCAATCCTCAGATCTGAATGAGGTTTTTAAAAGGCAGCTCAGTACCCTGGGTGCAGCCAGGAAGCACCCTATGCTAATTCCAGCATACTGATTAAACTGTCCTGGTGAAGGGCCTCTGCTCGAAACGGCGACTATTCccttctccatagacgctgcctggcctgctgagttcctccagcattttgtgtgtgtttcttggatttccaacatctgcagattttctcttgtttctgatcaaacagaccattcggcccatcgtctGTTCTGcctttttatcatgagctgatccattctcccatttagtcccactcccccgccttctcaccataacctttgatgccctggctactcagatacctatcaatctctgccttaaatacacccaatgacttggcctccactgcttcccgtggcaaaaaattccatagattcagcaccctctgattaaaaaaaaatatcttCGCATTTCTTTTCTGAATGGGcactcttcaatccttaagtcatgtcctcttgtactagactcccccatcatgggaaacaactttgccacatccactctgtccatgccttttaacattcaaaatgtttctctgagatcccccttcattcttctaaactccaaggaatacagtccaagagcggacaaacgttcctcatatgttaaccctctcaatcccagaatcattctagtgaatcttctctgtaccctctccaacgtcagcacatcctttctgaaataaggagcccaaaactgcccacagtactccaagtgaggtctcaccagcgccttatagatcctcaacatcacatccctgctcctatactctattcctctagaaatgaatgccaacattgcattcgccttcttcaccaccgactcaacctggaggttaaccttaagggtatcctgtacgaggactcccaagtcccattgcatctcagaactttgaattttctccccatttaaataatagtctgcccgtttattt
This genomic interval carries:
- the zgc:112271 gene encoding bolA-like protein 2; this encodes MASVTATGVREKLLKELQADHVEVEDITAQKCSTSFRVLVVAKAFESKPLLQRHRMVNGCLSEELKSIHALELKTLTLQQWEATRGPEVNSTS